A stretch of the Vagococcus xieshaowenii genome encodes the following:
- a CDS encoding DUF896 family protein: protein MLSKEKMARINELARKKKAEGLTKEEILEQQALREEYLTVFRGGMRHHIEGMKVVDQEGTDVTPDKLKRIQKDKQIHGRHLED from the coding sequence ATGTTATCAAAAGAAAAAATGGCTAGAATTAATGAGTTAGCACGTAAGAAAAAAGCTGAAGGTTTAACAAAGGAAGAAATTTTAGAACAACAGGCATTAAGAGAAGAATACTTAACAGTTTTTAGAGGTGGCATGCGTCATCATATCGAAGGCATGAAAGTAGTGGACCAAGAAGGAACAGATGTAACGCCTGATAAGTTAAAACGTATTCAAAAAGATAAACAAATTCATGGTCGTCATTTAGAAGATTAG
- the ppaX gene encoding pyrophosphatase PpaX, producing the protein MKKVETVLFDFDGTLADTNHLIAQSYLHVLGKYFPGRFLTEESVVQYNGPSLEEVFGSLDNDNAEQMIKEYREYNHAKHDELIEIFPGVQEVLANLKQHGIKLAVVSTKKKELLVHGLKFLNIYDYFDVILGNGDFTKVKPNPESLNLAIERLEATPETTLMIGDNPQDIEAANRANVRGIFVEWSCKSIKDVAPYHPYKMVATMKELEELIVFENNGGIK; encoded by the coding sequence TTGAAAAAAGTAGAAACTGTATTATTTGACTTTGATGGGACATTAGCAGATACGAATCATCTAATTGCTCAATCGTATTTACATGTATTAGGAAAGTATTTTCCTGGACGCTTTTTGACAGAAGAATCAGTGGTTCAATACAATGGTCCCTCTTTAGAAGAAGTATTTGGGTCATTAGATAATGATAATGCTGAACAAATGATAAAAGAATATCGTGAATATAATCATGCTAAACATGATGAGTTAATCGAAATATTTCCAGGTGTGCAAGAAGTGTTGGCTAATTTGAAACAACATGGTATTAAATTAGCAGTTGTTTCAACGAAGAAAAAAGAATTATTAGTACATGGACTGAAATTCCTTAATATTTATGATTATTTTGATGTAATATTAGGGAACGGTGATTTTACAAAGGTAAAACCGAATCCAGAATCACTAAATCTGGCGATAGAAAGATTAGAAGCAACGCCTGAAACGACGTTGATGATTGGTGATAATCCACAAGATATTGAAGCAGCCAATAGAGCGAATGTTAGAGGTATATTTGTAGAATGGTCATGTAAATCAATTAAGGATGTTGCACCATATCACCCCTATAAAATGGTAGCAACGATGAAAGAATTAGAGGAATTGATTGTTTTTGAAAACAACGGAGGTATCAAATGA
- the tkt gene encoding transketolase, with product MFDKIDELGVNTLRTLSMDMIQKANSGHPGLPMGAAPMAYALWTKHLKVNPKTSRNWIDRDRFILSAGHGSALQYSLLHMAGYDVTIEDIKNFRQWESRTPGHPEVHHTDGIEATTGPLGQGIAMSVGFAMAEAHLAATYNRPNYKVMDHYTYAICGDGDLMEGISQEAISLAGHLKLDKLIVLYDSNDISLDGDLDKSFSEDVKGRFEATGWQHILVKDGNDLAAISKAIDEAKAETNKPTIIEVKTVIGFGAPNAGTNKVHGAPLGMDGIATAKAAYGWEYEAFEVPTEAKERFEATINANGEAAEAQWNELFASYQAEYPELAAQLLAGFANELPENWDAEMPIYQEADAAKASRVTSSEMIQALAKTVPTLWGGSADLSGSNNTMIAGETDFDADHYEGRNIWFGVREFAMAAAMNGIALHGGTKVYGGTFFVFVDYLRPAIRLASIQKAPVTYVLTHDSVAVGEDGPTHEPIEQLSSLRGLPNLNTIRPADGNETRAAWKIAISSTERPTVLALTRQNLPVLPNSAELADEGVAKGAYVISPAKGDATGILIATGSEVALAIEAQKVLAEQGEDVSVVSMPSMNLFEEQSVEYKEAVLPRRLTKRVAIEMGATFGWERYVGFDGAVMGIDKFGASAPGNIVIEQYGFTVDNVVKTYNEL from the coding sequence TTGTTCGATAAAATTGATGAATTAGGCGTTAACACATTACGTACATTAAGTATGGATATGATTCAAAAAGCAAATTCTGGGCATCCCGGTTTACCAATGGGAGCTGCACCAATGGCTTATGCATTATGGACAAAACATTTAAAAGTGAACCCAAAGACTTCAAGAAACTGGATTGACCGTGACCGTTTTATTTTGTCTGCTGGACATGGTTCTGCATTACAATATAGCTTATTACATATGGCAGGGTATGATGTGACAATTGAAGATATTAAAAATTTCCGTCAATGGGAAAGTCGTACACCGGGACATCCTGAAGTTCATCATACAGATGGTATCGAAGCGACAACAGGACCTTTAGGACAAGGGATTGCAATGAGTGTCGGTTTTGCAATGGCAGAAGCACATTTAGCAGCAACGTATAACCGTCCTAATTATAAAGTGATGGATCATTATACTTATGCTATTTGTGGTGATGGTGACTTGATGGAAGGTATTTCTCAAGAAGCTATTAGCTTAGCAGGACACTTGAAATTAGATAAATTGATTGTTTTATATGACTCAAATGATATCTCTTTAGATGGTGATTTAGACAAATCATTTAGTGAAGATGTAAAAGGACGTTTTGAAGCAACAGGTTGGCAACATATTTTAGTGAAAGATGGCAACGATTTAGCAGCTATTTCTAAAGCTATTGATGAAGCGAAAGCTGAAACTAACAAACCAACTATTATTGAAGTAAAAACAGTTATCGGATTTGGTGCGCCAAACGCAGGGACTAATAAAGTTCATGGTGCTCCACTTGGTATGGACGGAATTGCAACAGCTAAAGCAGCTTATGGCTGGGAATATGAAGCCTTTGAAGTCCCTACTGAAGCAAAAGAACGTTTTGAAGCAACAATTAATGCTAACGGTGAAGCAGCTGAAGCACAGTGGAACGAATTGTTTGCCTCTTATCAAGCTGAATATCCAGAGTTAGCGGCACAATTATTAGCTGGCTTTGCTAATGAATTACCAGAAAATTGGGATGCTGAAATGCCTATTTATCAAGAAGCAGATGCAGCTAAAGCAAGTCGTGTAACATCAAGTGAAATGATCCAAGCGTTAGCTAAAACAGTCCCTACATTATGGGGTGGTTCTGCTGATTTATCTGGCTCAAATAACACGATGATTGCTGGTGAAACCGATTTTGATGCTGATCATTATGAAGGTCGTAATATCTGGTTTGGTGTTCGTGAATTTGCTATGGCCGCTGCAATGAACGGTATTGCATTACATGGTGGAACAAAAGTTTATGGCGGAACGTTCTTTGTATTCGTTGACTACTTAAGACCAGCTATTCGTTTAGCTTCTATTCAAAAAGCGCCGGTTACTTATGTGTTAACACATGATTCAGTAGCAGTTGGAGAAGATGGTCCAACACATGAACCAATCGAACAATTATCAAGCTTACGTGGTTTACCTAACCTAAATACAATTCGTCCAGCTGATGGGAATGAAACTCGTGCAGCATGGAAAATTGCTATTAGTTCAACAGAACGCCCAACAGTATTAGCTTTGACAAGACAAAACTTACCAGTTTTACCAAATTCAGCAGAGTTAGCTGATGAAGGTGTTGCTAAAGGTGCTTATGTTATTTCACCAGCCAAAGGTGACGCAACAGGTATCTTGATTGCTACAGGTTCTGAAGTGGCGTTAGCCATTGAAGCACAAAAAGTGTTAGCAGAGCAAGGTGAAGATGTTTCAGTTGTTTCAATGCCAAGTATGAATTTATTTGAAGAACAATCAGTTGAATACAAAGAAGCAGTCTTACCTCGTCGTTTAACCAAACGTGTGGCTATCGAAATGGGAGCAACATTTGGATGGGAACGTTATGTTGGATTTGATGGTGCTGTAATGGGTATCGACAAGTTTGGGGCTTCTGCTCCAGGAAATATTGTCATTGAACAATATGGCTTTACAGTAGATAACGTTGTTAAAACATATAACGAATTATAA
- the lepB gene encoding signal peptidase I translates to MKKNELLGNIIWFIGMLAILFAVRHFVISPIQVSGDSMLPTLENKERIMQLKFGEPKRFEIVTFPAPDQPGKSYIKRVIGVPGDEISFKKDQLYVNGELVNEKYIEEAKKGYDDTNPYTSYKKPIDETTYELETDFSLQDIIGIETTVVPEGKVFVLGDNRPISKDSRYIGLIDIKDISGRVKFIFWPLNRFGLIENN, encoded by the coding sequence ATGAAGAAAAATGAGCTTTTAGGTAACATCATCTGGTTTATCGGTATGTTAGCCATCTTGTTTGCGGTTAGACATTTTGTTATATCGCCAATTCAAGTATCAGGAGATTCTATGTTACCAACATTAGAAAACAAAGAACGCATCATGCAATTAAAATTTGGTGAACCTAAGCGTTTTGAAATTGTAACATTTCCAGCACCAGATCAACCTGGTAAAAGTTATATTAAGCGTGTTATTGGTGTACCTGGTGATGAAATAAGCTTCAAAAAGGACCAATTATATGTTAATGGTGAATTAGTCAATGAGAAATATATTGAGGAAGCTAAAAAAGGATATGATGACACTAATCCTTATACATCATATAAAAAACCAATTGATGAAACAACGTATGAATTAGAAACGGATTTCTCGTTACAAGATATTATTGGGATTGAAACGACAGTGGTTCCTGAAGGAAAAGTATTTGTTTTAGGGGATAATCGTCCTATTTCAAAAGACAGCCGATACATTGGTTTAATTGATATTAAAGATATTTCAGGTCGAGTTAAATTTATTTTCTGGCCGTTGAATCGTTTTGGTTTAATTGAAAATAATTAA
- the lexA gene encoding transcriptional repressor LexA has product MTNKKENRQLSILHYIHETVEQRGYPPTVREICEAVNLSSTSTVHGHLARLEQKGLLLRDPSKPRAIEVTKLGLELLGIQPSTIPVLGTVTAGEPILAVENASDFFPVPPEFKNETRPLFMLTIRGTSMINKGIVDGDFVIVRKQEQASNGDIVIAMTDEDEATCKTFYKEDNRIRLQPENDALDPIYLESCTILGKVVGLYRSF; this is encoded by the coding sequence GTGACGAATAAAAAAGAGAATCGCCAATTAAGCATTTTACATTATATACATGAAACCGTAGAACAACGTGGTTATCCACCTACTGTCAGAGAAATATGTGAAGCAGTCAATTTATCTTCTACTTCTACCGTTCATGGTCACTTAGCGCGACTAGAACAAAAAGGATTATTATTACGCGACCCATCCAAACCACGTGCTATTGAAGTAACTAAGTTGGGATTAGAACTATTAGGTATTCAACCATCTACTATTCCTGTACTTGGAACAGTAACTGCGGGTGAACCTATATTAGCGGTTGAAAATGCCTCTGATTTCTTTCCTGTCCCGCCAGAATTCAAAAATGAAACCAGACCTTTATTTATGCTAACCATACGGGGCACTAGCATGATAAACAAAGGTATTGTTGACGGCGACTTCGTCATTGTACGTAAACAAGAACAAGCTAGCAACGGGGATATCGTCATTGCCATGACAGATGAAGATGAAGCAACGTGCAAAACCTTTTATAAAGAAGACAATCGTATCAGATTACAACCTGAAAACGATGCACTTGATCCCATCTATTTAGAGTCATGTACTATTCTAGGAAAAGTCGTTGGCCTTTATCGTTCTTTTTAA
- a CDS encoding PD-(D/E)XK nuclease family protein produces the protein MSVRFFYGTASAHHDEVLIEEAKKWLGENKHHRVFYLVPNHVKFETEVNVLAQMRHETNEETVGTMSLQVFSLSRLAWYFLQNTQYYQSNSLSKTGKHMVLKTILTEEMEELTVYRGEVHQTGFVEQISAFIDELTQANLQADDLSIIKDRLNKNQVDLQLKLHDIQRIYRRYQEYLLENKIEENLLLSNLSEFLTTKDLSETLFIVSGFTRFTSQEQQLIQTLMKSAGKIWFDLVLNQAAVDKMPEPHSLFYDSGKLYHQLYHLARQANIPVEFDKIITNQRNQDLALIDDFWVQSQQSYGKPVKRQLTSPDSLHIWKAENPQAEVEHIGREIRRLVAEEGIRYKDIEILYRDETNYSPRFSPVFNALDIPFYFDESQTMKHHPLVELLDSLFAIDQRYFRYQDIMRFLRTELFLPNGNSFETLDKWLAERLSYRESIDVTENVMLAYGYEGSHWTREEDWHYINYLNEEGQEETRDQTIERVSNDVRRHVRETLVPFYEELNQASLGKDAAVCLYQFLVAIGVEQQMLVWRDYYLSQGKLEEAKIHEQSWQAFIHLLEEYVEILGDRPFDKEEFVSLLMFGLEDFEYGKVPTTLDQVKISVLDKVHAKKNKVTFIIGATDQVLPAKLENTTMLSDDERLLIGEQLSEEQFLLPSNSQNISKEPFVAYLAFLSTEERLYLTYPLSGEKGTVGKVSPYVARLSQGLDIEPIEKGLMPASELFSLDYIGTDETFIEMSVRLHRQALDLNTSLASGWRQLHEHLLKNGAPAITNRYRNVMKSLTHRNIPQELKPVTVDALYGDTLYGSVSRIEKFYQCEYKYFMTYGLRLKEREVFDLTPATAGELFHEALDLIFKALILQKKTLSELTEAEILVISESVLSQLFDERKYMILSASSRMHYIKYQLSQTIKRVTWALKRQSMRTGMSIFKTEVLFGEIAKEKGYKSLTVDLDDQKQMKISGKIDRLDRFVDHKTGQTYLSVVDYKSSEHRFNFEDAYVGLAMQMITYLDVALQNAVSLVGQEEVKPGGAFYLHIQNPRLKSPIKVDELDEKMLTEFKYKGLILEDEALLDGLDLSLEPMTSSAVYDIKQKKNGQLSSAQTLEQEEFQALIKHNKTLFKEAGDKIYAGKVDLNPAYRKKIRIACGHCPFRSVCQFDPMLKENNYRRLETMKKDEVIQRLKIDQEEAE, from the coding sequence ATGTCAGTAAGATTTTTCTATGGTACGGCGAGTGCTCATCATGATGAAGTATTAATTGAAGAAGCTAAGAAATGGTTAGGAGAAAATAAGCATCACCGTGTGTTTTATTTAGTACCCAACCATGTTAAGTTTGAAACAGAAGTGAATGTATTGGCTCAAATGCGTCATGAAACGAATGAAGAGACCGTGGGAACTATGTCGCTCCAAGTCTTTAGTCTCTCTCGTTTAGCCTGGTATTTTTTACAAAATACTCAGTATTATCAGTCAAATAGTTTAAGTAAAACAGGTAAACATATGGTGTTAAAGACCATTTTGACAGAAGAAATGGAAGAACTGACGGTATACCGAGGAGAAGTTCATCAGACAGGTTTTGTGGAGCAAATATCGGCTTTTATTGATGAGTTAACACAAGCTAATTTACAGGCGGATGATTTATCAATCATTAAAGATCGTTTGAATAAGAATCAAGTAGACTTACAATTGAAATTACACGATATTCAACGTATTTATCGAAGATATCAAGAGTATTTGTTAGAAAATAAAATTGAAGAAAATCTTTTATTATCAAACTTATCAGAATTTTTAACAACAAAAGACTTGTCTGAAACGTTGTTTATTGTATCAGGTTTTACGCGCTTTACTTCTCAAGAACAACAGTTGATTCAAACGTTGATGAAGTCAGCGGGTAAAATTTGGTTTGATTTGGTGCTTAATCAAGCAGCTGTAGACAAGATGCCAGAACCTCATTCTCTTTTTTATGATAGTGGGAAGTTGTATCATCAACTCTATCATTTGGCAAGGCAAGCCAATATTCCTGTTGAATTTGATAAAATAATTACAAATCAACGCAATCAAGATTTAGCGTTAATTGATGATTTTTGGGTTCAAAGTCAACAATCATATGGTAAACCCGTAAAAAGACAATTAACATCGCCTGATAGTTTACATATTTGGAAGGCTGAAAATCCTCAGGCTGAAGTAGAACATATTGGTCGAGAGATTAGACGACTAGTCGCTGAAGAAGGGATTCGTTATAAAGATATTGAAATACTTTATCGTGATGAGACCAATTATAGTCCTCGTTTTTCTCCAGTATTCAATGCATTAGATATTCCTTTTTATTTTGATGAATCACAAACCATGAAGCATCATCCGTTGGTTGAATTGTTAGATTCTTTATTTGCCATTGATCAACGTTATTTTCGTTATCAAGATATTATGCGTTTCTTAAGAACTGAATTATTTTTGCCAAATGGGAACTCGTTTGAAACGTTGGATAAATGGTTAGCAGAACGTTTATCATATCGTGAGTCGATTGATGTGACAGAAAACGTCATGTTGGCTTACGGTTACGAAGGCAGTCATTGGACAAGAGAAGAAGATTGGCATTATATCAATTATCTCAATGAAGAAGGACAAGAGGAGACGCGTGATCAAACAATTGAACGTGTGTCGAATGACGTCAGACGCCACGTACGAGAAACACTTGTGCCATTTTATGAGGAATTAAATCAAGCGTCATTGGGTAAAGATGCTGCTGTATGTTTGTATCAATTTTTGGTAGCAATTGGCGTAGAGCAACAAATGCTTGTTTGGCGTGATTATTATTTATCCCAAGGCAAGCTAGAGGAAGCTAAAATTCATGAACAAAGTTGGCAAGCTTTTATTCATTTGCTTGAGGAATATGTCGAGATTCTTGGTGACCGACCATTTGATAAGGAAGAATTTGTTTCGTTATTAATGTTTGGGCTTGAAGATTTTGAATATGGTAAGGTACCAACGACACTTGATCAAGTCAAAATATCTGTTTTAGATAAAGTCCATGCTAAAAAGAATAAAGTAACGTTTATTATTGGTGCAACCGACCAAGTATTACCAGCAAAATTAGAAAATACTACAATGTTATCTGATGATGAACGTTTATTAATTGGGGAACAATTATCTGAAGAACAGTTTTTATTACCAAGTAATAGTCAAAACATTTCAAAAGAACCGTTTGTTGCTTATTTGGCGTTCTTATCGACAGAAGAACGTTTGTATCTAACCTATCCATTGTCAGGGGAGAAGGGCACAGTCGGCAAAGTATCACCTTATGTCGCTCGCCTATCGCAAGGTCTAGATATTGAACCAATTGAGAAAGGCTTAATGCCGGCGAGTGAATTGTTTAGCTTGGATTATATTGGGACTGATGAAACCTTCATTGAAATGTCTGTTCGTTTGCACCGGCAGGCCTTGGATTTAAACACGTCACTTGCCTCAGGTTGGCGTCAACTACACGAACATTTATTAAAAAATGGTGCACCAGCTATAACTAATCGCTATCGTAATGTGATGAAAAGTCTAACACATCGTAATATTCCGCAAGAACTTAAACCTGTTACAGTTGACGCATTATACGGTGATACGTTGTACGGTTCGGTCTCACGAATTGAAAAGTTCTATCAATGCGAGTATAAATATTTTATGACTTACGGCTTGCGCTTGAAAGAGCGAGAAGTGTTTGACTTGACCCCTGCTACCGCAGGCGAATTATTCCATGAAGCATTAGATCTGATTTTTAAAGCATTAATTCTTCAGAAAAAGACACTTTCTGAATTGACGGAAGCTGAAATACTTGTTATATCTGAGTCTGTTCTTTCTCAATTGTTTGATGAACGAAAATATATGATTTTGTCTGCTTCAAGTCGTATGCATTATATAAAATATCAGTTGAGTCAAACGATTAAACGAGTGACTTGGGCGTTAAAACGTCAAAGTATGCGCACTGGCATGAGTATTTTTAAGACAGAAGTATTATTTGGTGAAATAGCCAAAGAAAAAGGTTACAAAAGTTTAACAGTTGATTTAGATGATCAAAAGCAAATGAAAATTAGTGGAAAAATTGACCGCTTGGACCGTTTTGTGGATCATAAAACAGGTCAAACCTATTTAAGTGTTGTCGATTATAAATCAAGTGAACATCGTTTTAACTTTGAAGATGCGTATGTGGGCTTAGCGATGCAAATGATTACGTATCTAGATGTAGCGTTACAAAATGCTGTTTCACTAGTTGGTCAAGAAGAAGTCAAGCCAGGTGGGGCATTTTATCTTCATATCCAAAACCCACGTCTAAAATCACCAATAAAAGTAGATGAGTTGGATGAAAAAATGCTAACAGAGTTCAAATACAAAGGCTTGATTTTAGAAGACGAAGCGTTACTCGATGGTTTGGATTTGAGTTTAGAACCAATGACAAGTTCGGCTGTTTATGATATTAAGCAGAAAAAAAATGGTCAATTATCGTCAGCACAAACATTGGAACAAGAAGAATTTCAAGCGTTAATTAAGCATAATAAGACACTTTTCAAAGAGGCTGGCGATAAAATATATGCAGGGAAAGTAGACTTAAATCCTGCCTATCGTAAAAAAATAAGAATAGCATGTGGTCATTGCCCGTTTAGAAGTGTCTGTCAATTTGACCCAATGCTTAAAGAAAATAATTATCGTCGTTTAGAAACAATGAAAAAAGATGAAGTTATTCAACGACTAAAAATTGATCAGGAGGAGGCAGAATAA
- the galU gene encoding UTP--glucose-1-phosphate uridylyltransferase GalU, with amino-acid sequence MTEGKVRKAIIPAAGLGTRFLPATKAMAKEMLPIVDKPTIQFIVEEALASGIEDILIVTGKAKRPIEDHFDSNLELEMNLKEKGKWELLETVEATTGINLHFIRQSRALGLGHAVSLGKAFVGDEPFVVMLGDDIMTDEVPLTKQLIDNYNETKASTIAVMEVPHEDTSKYGIIAPESEVKDGLYNVNHFVEKPKPEDAPSNLAIIGRYLFTPEIFDLLEKQAPGAGGEIQLTDAIDELNKTQRVFGHKFTGKRYDVGDKFGFLKSSIEYGLEHAEVKDQLHDFIIELGKELAKEDKKNSRTENVSEKEAE; translated from the coding sequence ATGACAGAAGGAAAAGTTAGAAAAGCCATTATACCAGCAGCGGGATTAGGAACACGTTTTTTACCTGCTACAAAAGCTATGGCTAAAGAGATGTTACCAATTGTAGATAAACCAACGATTCAATTTATTGTTGAAGAAGCGTTAGCTTCTGGTATAGAAGATATTTTAATTGTAACGGGAAAAGCAAAACGTCCTATAGAAGATCACTTTGACTCAAATTTAGAATTAGAAATGAACTTAAAAGAAAAAGGTAAATGGGAATTATTAGAAACCGTGGAAGCAACAACTGGTATTAATTTACATTTTATCCGCCAATCTCGTGCACTAGGACTAGGCCACGCGGTTTCTTTAGGAAAAGCCTTTGTGGGAGATGAACCGTTTGTGGTCATGCTTGGTGATGATATTATGACGGATGAGGTTCCTTTAACAAAACAACTAATCGATAATTACAATGAAACAAAAGCATCTACTATTGCTGTTATGGAAGTGCCGCATGAAGATACTTCTAAGTATGGGATTATAGCACCAGAAAGCGAAGTGAAGGATGGGTTGTACAACGTGAATCATTTTGTTGAAAAACCTAAGCCAGAAGATGCACCAAGTAACCTAGCTATTATCGGCCGTTATTTGTTTACACCAGAAATTTTTGATTTATTAGAAAAACAAGCCCCAGGAGCAGGTGGAGAAATTCAATTAACAGATGCTATTGATGAATTGAATAAAACACAACGCGTATTTGGTCATAAATTTACGGGTAAACGTTATGATGTAGGAGATAAATTTGGTTTCTTAAAATCAAGTATCGAGTATGGTTTAGAACACGCTGAAGTGAAAGATCAATTACATGATTTTATTATCGAACTAGGTAAAGAGTTAGCTAAAGAAGATAAAAAAAATAGTAGGACAGAAAATGTATCAGAAAAAGAAGCGGAATAA
- a CDS encoding NAD(P)H-dependent glycerol-3-phosphate dehydrogenase, protein MKQKVAVLGTGSWGLALAQTLVENGHEVILWGRDVSQVTELNEYHTNKAYLPEIVFPDTLKATTSMGDAVKDADAVLFVVPTKAIRDVARQFVEVVHTQPVIIHASKGFEQETHLRISEILAEEIPETKRKDIVVLSGPSHAEEVAVHDLTTITAASKNEDYAEYVQELFSNGYFRVYTNDDVIGVETGAALKNIIALGAGAIHGLGLGDNAKAAIMTRGLAEITRLGVAMGADPLTFIGLSGFGDLIVTCTSIHSRNWRTGDMLGKGKSLDEILSSMGMIVEGVSTTKSAYELAQQLEVEMPITEAIYQVLYENKDVNYVIKEMMLRDSKSEKEFDK, encoded by the coding sequence ATGAAACAAAAAGTTGCAGTTCTAGGGACAGGTTCGTGGGGGCTTGCATTAGCGCAAACCTTAGTTGAAAACGGACATGAAGTGATATTATGGGGACGAGATGTTTCTCAGGTTACTGAACTAAATGAGTATCATACAAACAAAGCTTATCTGCCAGAAATTGTTTTTCCTGACACGCTTAAAGCAACAACAAGTATGGGGGATGCTGTAAAAGATGCAGATGCAGTATTGTTTGTTGTACCAACAAAGGCGATTAGAGACGTAGCCCGTCAATTTGTAGAAGTTGTTCATACACAACCGGTAATTATTCATGCAAGTAAAGGATTTGAACAAGAAACACATTTACGTATTTCTGAGATACTTGCAGAAGAAATTCCAGAAACTAAACGAAAAGATATTGTGGTTTTATCAGGTCCAAGTCATGCTGAAGAAGTGGCAGTACATGATTTAACCACTATAACTGCTGCTAGTAAAAATGAAGACTATGCTGAATATGTTCAAGAATTATTTAGCAATGGATATTTCCGGGTTTATACTAACGATGATGTGATTGGCGTAGAAACCGGAGCAGCATTAAAAAATATCATCGCACTGGGTGCGGGGGCTATTCACGGACTAGGCTTAGGGGATAACGCTAAAGCAGCTATCATGACACGTGGTCTAGCAGAAATTACACGATTAGGTGTGGCAATGGGAGCTGATCCATTAACGTTTATCGGGCTAAGTGGCTTTGGAGACTTAATTGTTACCTGTACCAGTATTCACTCACGAAACTGGCGAACAGGAGATATGTTAGGTAAAGGCAAGAGTTTAGATGAGATTTTATCTTCAATGGGAATGATTGTTGAAGGTGTTTCTACGACTAAGTCAGCTTATGAACTTGCACAACAACTAGAAGTTGAAATGCCAATTACAGAAGCAATTTATCAAGTTTTATATGAGAATAAAGATGTGAACTATGTGATTAAAGAAATGATGTTGAGAGATAGTAAGTCGGAAAAAGAATTTGATAAATAA